A genomic segment from Microtus ochrogaster isolate Prairie Vole_2 unplaced genomic scaffold, MicOch1.0 UNK8, whole genome shotgun sequence encodes:
- the Asnsd1 gene encoding asparagine synthetase domain-containing protein 1, which translates to MCGICCCVGFSVEHFSNELREDLLRGLRRRGPDSSKQLLKSSINYQCLFSGHVLHLRGALTAQPVEDESGNVFLWNGEVFSGVQVEAEDNDTQVMSSSLSACKTESDILALFSKVRGPWSFIYYQASSHCLWFGRDFFGRRSLLWHFNNLGRSFCLSSVGTQVSGLTDQWQEVPASGIFQIDLNSAAVSSSVTLKLYPWKYVSEQNVIEECAIDPTRTPAELPALVSVVASEAELYLPKPIAPLNKMLPQAPLEAPCRDSSRVPHARETLETFLTDGHTKKVVQQFIDVLSVAVKRRVLCLAREENPASEEVLQACHKKASIAILFSGGVDSMVLAALADRHVPLDEPIDLLNVAFVGKRETGPGVPNIERKQQSRHKTLSEEFCQGAAEVPDRVTGKAGLKELQSLSPSRTWNFVEINVSLEELQNLRRARICHLVQPSDTVLDDSIGCAVWFAARGIGCLVTQDAPRSYESPAKVILTGIGADEQLAGYSRHRVRFQALGLEGLNEEVAMELGRIASRNLGRDDRVIGDHGKEARFPFLDENVVSFLNSLPVWEKADLTLPRGVGEKLILRLAAVELGLTASALLPKRAMQFGCRIAKLENVNEKASDKCGRLQILP; encoded by the exons ATGTGCGGCATCTGCTGTTGTGTAGGCTTCTCTGTTGAGCACTTCAGTAACGAGTTAAGAGAGGATTTGCTGCGCGGCCTTAGGCGACGGGGTCCCGATAGCAGCAAGCAGTTGTTAAAATCTAGTATTAACTATCAGTGTTTGTTTTCCGGTCATGTCCTTCACTTGAGAGGTGCTTTGACTGCCCAGCCTGTGGAAGATGAGAGTGGCAACGTGTTCCTATGGAACGGGGAAGTGTTTAGTGGGGTGCAGGTTGAAGCAGAGGACAATGACACCCAGGTTATGAGCAGTAGCCTTTCTGCCTGTAAGACGGAGTCTGATATTCTGGCCCTCTTCTCCAAAGTCCGAGGTCCTTGGTCTTTTATATACTATCAAGCGTCTAGCCATTGCTTATGGTTTGGTAGGGACTTCTTTGGCCGCCGTAGCTTGCTTTGGCATTTTAATAATCTGGGCAGGagtttctgcctctcttcagTTGGCACCCAGGTATCTGGGCTTACAGACCAGTGGCAAGAAGTTCCGGCATCTGGAATTTTCCAAATTGATCTAAATTCTGCTGCTGTTTCCAGTAGTGTGACTTTAAAGTTATATCCGTGGAAATACGTTTCTGAGCAGAATGTTATTGAAGAATGTGCTATCGACCCGACTCGGACTCCAGCAGAATTGCCGGCGCTTGTATCGGTGGTAGCAAGTGAAGCCGAGCTGTATCTTCCAAAACCGATTGCTCCCTTAAATAAGATGCTGCCTCAAGCTCCCCTGGAAGCTCCCTGTAGAGACAGTTCCCGTGTTCCACATGCAAGAGAGACACTTGAGACATTTCTGACGGAtggacacacaaaaaaagtagTTCAGCAGTTCATTGATGTCCTGAGTGTTGCAGTCAAGAGACGTGTCTTGTGTTTAGCTAGGGAGGAAAACCCGGCATCAGAGGAAGTTTTGCAAGCTTGTCATAAGAAAGCAAGCATTGCCATCCTCTTTTCTGGAGGTGTGGATTCCATGGTGCTCGCAGCCCTTGCGGACCGTCATGTTCCTTTAGATGAGCCGATCGATCTTCTGAATGTGGCTTTTGTGGGTAAACGAGAGACTGGGCCAGGCGTCCCTAACAtcgaaagaaaacagcaaagccgtcacaagaccctgtctgaagaatTCTGTCAGGGTGCCGCTGAGGTGCCGGACCGAGTCACAGGGAAAGCAGGACTGAAAGAGCTGCAGTCTCTCAGCCCTTCTCGGACTTGGAACTTTGTTGAAATCAATGTTTCTCTTGAAGAGCTACAAAATCTCAGAAGAGCTCGGATATGTCACTTAGTTCAGCCCTCGGACACAGTTCTGGATGACAGCATTGGCTGCGCGGTCTGGTTTGCTGCTAGAGGAATCGGTTGCTTAGTGACCCAGGATGCTCCGAGATCTTACGAGAGCCCTGCAAAG GTGATTCTGACTGGTATCGGTGCGGACGAGCAGCTGGCAGGTTACTCCCGCCATCGTGTCCGCTTTCAGGCTCTCGGCCTCGAAGGACTGAATGAGGAAGTAGCCATGGAACTGGGCCGCATTGCCTCCAGAAACCTCGGTCGTGACGACAGAGTTATTGGTGACCATGGAAAGGAAGCAAG gtTTCCTTTCCTGGATGAGAATGTCGTGTCTTTCCTAAATTCCCTGCCGGTGTGGGAGAAGGCAGACCTGACTTTGCCCCGTGGGGTCGGTGAGAAGCTCATCTTACGCCTGGCAGCTGTGGAACTTGGTCTCACAGCCTCCGCCCTTCTGCCAAAGCGGGCCATGCAGTTTGGATGTAGAATTGCAAAACTGGAGAACGTTAACGAGAAGGCATCTGATAAATGTGGAAGACTCCAGATCCTACCTTAG
- the Asdurf gene encoding ASNSD1 upstream open reading frame protein has product MPGRGVRADDRAAPVSAPTATAHSEALGNKIKVQKIIVDELSNLKKNRKVYRQQQNSNIFFLEDRTNMLSESKNTLDELRKEYQALENSETTKIKTQSP; this is encoded by the exons ATGCCAGGCCGTGGGGTGCGCGCCGACGATCGCGCCGCGCCGGTGTCCGCGCCCACGGCGACTGCACACAGCGAGGCCCTGGGCAACAAG atTAAAGTGCAAAAAATCATTGTGGATGAACTCTCTAACCTGAAGAAGAATCGG AAAGTGTACAGGCAGCAACAGAACAGCAACATATTCTTTCTTGAAGATCGAACAAACATGCTTTCTGAAAGCAAAA ATACATTGGATGAGCTAAGAAAAGAATACCAAGCCTTAGAAAACTCGGAGACGACCAAAATCAAGACCCAGTCGCCCTGA